The following are encoded together in the Lactuca sativa cultivar Salinas chromosome 1, Lsat_Salinas_v11, whole genome shotgun sequence genome:
- the LOC111899607 gene encoding uncharacterized protein LOC111899607 gives MSMNEAGKKRRLDIQELEEIMNDAYEKEAIYKSKTKAFHDKMISRKVFTTGEKVLLYHSRFKLISGKLRSRWVGPSVVTNVFDHGAIEIKSEQTGKIFKVNGHRLKPFYEGFQVTK, from the coding sequence ATGAGCATGAATGAGGCTGGTAAGAAAAGAAGATTGGATATTCAAGAGTTAGAAGAAATCATGAATGATGCTTACGAGAAGGAGGCAATCTATAAGTCGAAGACGAAAGCGTTTCACGATAAGATGATCTCGCGAAAGGTATTTACTACCGGTGAAAAGGTACTCTTATACCATTCTCGTTTCAAACTTATTTCTGGTAAATTGAGGTCTCGTTGGGTGGGGCCTTCTGTTGTTACTAACGTGTTTGATCATGGTGCTATAGAAATTAAGAGTGAACAAACAGGAAAAATCTTTAAGGTGAATGGCCATCGTCTCAAACCATTTTACGAAGGGTTCCAAGTCACAAAATGA